A genome region from Panicum virgatum strain AP13 chromosome 4K, P.virgatum_v5, whole genome shotgun sequence includes the following:
- the LOC120704620 gene encoding uncharacterized protein LOC120704620, protein MDLKDSLSKFKQQQERCQSSLASIAASASKPKHRAQPVNAPSAPARPSQPIKFSNDTERLQHINSIRKSPVGAQIKLVIELLYKTRQAFTAEQINEATYVDIHGNKAVFDSLRNNPKVSYDGRRFSYKSKHDLKGKDQLLVLIRKFPEGLAVVEVKDAYPNVLEDLQALKATGEVWLLSNMDSQEDIVYPNDPKAKIKVDDDLKQLFREIELPRDMVDIEKELQKNGIKPMTNTAKRRAAAQINGVKPKAKPKKKQREITKRTKLTNAHLPELFQNLNT, encoded by the exons ATGGACCTCAAGGATAGCCTCTCCAAATTTAAGCAACAGCAGGAGAGATGCCAGTCATCTTTGGCGAGCATAGCTGCTTCGGCCTCGAAACCAAAGCACAGGGCCCAACCCGTAAATGCTCCATCCGCTCCAGCAAGACCATCGCAACCTATTAAATTTTCAAATGATACAGAAAGGCTGCAGCACATTAATTCGATTAGGAAATCTCCTGTTGGAGCACAGATCAAACTTGTCATCGAACTGCTTTACAAG ACAAGACAAGCTTTTACTGCAGAGCAGATAAATGAAGCAACTTATGTTGATATCCATGGTAACAAAGCTGTCTTTGACAGCTTGAGGAACAATCCCAAAGTAAGCTATGATGGGAGGCGTTTCTCTTACAAG TCTAAGCATGATCTGAAGGGAAAAGATCAACTACTTGTTTTGATAAGAAAGTTTCCAGAAGGTCTTGCTGTCGTGGAAGTCAAGGATGCATACCCAAATGTATTGGAAGATCTTCAG GCTCTGAAGGCTACAGGTGAAGTTTGGCTTTTGTCAAACATGGACTCCCAGGAGGACATTGTGTACCCTAATGACCCAAAAGCGAAGATCAAGGTTGATGATGATCTGAAGCAGCTCTTCCGAGAAATTGAGTTACCACGTGACATGGTCGACATTGAAAAGGAGCTCCAAAAGAACGGCATCAAGCCCATGACCAACACCGCCAAACGACGAGCAGCCGCCCAGATCAATGGGGTGAAGCCCAAGgctaaacccaagaagaagcagcGTGAGATCACGAAACGGACCAAGCTTACGAATGCCCATCTGCCTGAGCTGTTCCAGAATCTCAATACTTAA
- the LOC120704621 gene encoding uncharacterized protein LOC120704621 isoform X2, with protein MLESSDHIGASVELVTKDESNKENCDQDMQEVIVQQEEQPVQIVLDQGRTDDIGLPRCRENSVPSLSWLLGARGRFVLTSERSNKKRKLLGADAGLEQLVLLPSLDGDTDSICDVCCLGESDLVLNRMLHCRNCEISVHQKCYGVNVVPDRFWFCLWCSRNMEMPRRLTRSDTCRTVLTPCVLCPKEKGALKPVKRDPGPSTDGGNQEFVHLFCSLWRPEFHVEDMEAMEPVTTIVDTQENQSKLVCSLCKVTHGACIRCSHGACRASFHPICARESKLQIEIWGKFGLDNVEMRAFCAKHSAVRGISSISELDSTQVELHDGKLVTRKEQQVRFTRSNKNKSVSDTITSSSYSLNNTQTAEVATSPSIVGSAENQETRSSDLVADRPTADGNLMSNSGDVSGVLRELVDQGKVSVGGLESEPCLGSESPEAALKPDTTAFSPDLKLKIITQLQNSVCVPSVQVKSIAEVSLAPQGTLLRSESKDTAIAELQSGQEEGSSSIDHRLKNDNANKGDSIQNGFHSCFDPDVNTVSGRRLLNVDGYSCYVHPFIEKKVKDFGGNNLEQTILGNDCHEGLCCSPHNEDFAKLGQLADTADVGQVPEAKSSDILEHSPDDEIEGEIVYLQSRLLNGVVSMKQRYEDLILKVVQNISYELDSVNKRKWDHIIVNQFLRDLREAKKRGNSERRHKEALAILAATAPSVAPISRNATVRKDAENKVTSARQENMARANAGSSRITQLSSLLQAKDLSFSNSKVSEDSNFGIFDLAKFSKKSALPCDICMRCDTVLNRIFVCSCCKAAVHLDCYQSLKYPTGPWKCERCQEMPLDSVISCNQSDCNGVKACLVQCGLCHGSSGAFRRTTKGQWVHAFCAEWLLETTFRRGQHNAVDGMERLHKDKDACSICHRYVGACLKCSTADCQITFHPPCARDAGFYMNTKRIGNMLQHKAYCGRHSIEQRKAFRQQYGPEDVKSMKQMRVELELLRFLCERIMKREKVKKDLVVCEHDILAARRMTSVSSTWSSYYASGPGASSESATTSVNNKSYSGTMQRSDDVTVRSDDVTVDSTVTKKHTVRFSLHNRDADRNTADSSTSTISYKRKLDDGESLAIKRLPEMPTALESGDVEKKPTDKKRRESYQKELVLSSDQALLKKKSPPERYVYTRRSSLSKRKQCSPHVAEGPGG; from the exons ATGCTGGAGAGTTCGGATCATATAGGTGCCAGTGTAGAGCTCGTTACTAAAGATGAGAGTAACAAAGAGAACTGTGATCAGGACATGCAGGAAGTGATTGTGCAGCAAGAGGAGCAGCCGGTTCAAATTGTGCTGGACCAAGGCAGAACAGATGACATTGGTTTACCAAGATGCAGAGAGAATTCGGTACCTTCTTTGAGTTGGCTCCTAGGAGCAAGGGGACGGTTTGTGCTCACATCAGAGCGGtcaaacaaaaagaggaagctcTTGGGTGCAGATGCTGGACTAGAGCAGCTTGTGCTGCTGCCATCCTTGGATGGTGATACTGATTCCATTTGTGACGTTTGTTGTTTGGGAGAAAGTGATTTGGTGTTGAACAGGATGCTTCACTGCAGGAACTGTGAGATATCTGTGCACCAGAAGTGTTACGGTGTGAATGTTGTGCCAGATCGCTTCTGGTTTTGCCTTTGGTGTAGCCGGAATATGGAGATGCCACGGAGGCTGACACGGAGTGATACGTGCAGGACTGTGTTAACACCCTGTGTGCTCTGTCCAAAGGAGAAAGGTGCTTTAAAACCTGTAAAAAGGGACCCTGGTCCATCCACAGATGGAGGAAACCAAGAATTTGTACATTTATTTTGTAGTCTTTGGAGACCAGAGTTTCATGTAGAGGACATGGAAGCAATGGAACCTGTCACCACTATAGTAGATACCCAAGAGAATCAGTCAAAATTGGTGTGCAGCCTTTGCAAGGTCACGCATGGTGCCTGTATCCGCTGTAGCCATG GAGCATGCAGGGCTTCTTTTCATCCTATATGTGCAAGAGAATCGAAGCTTCAGATTGAGATATGGGGGAAGTTTGGCCTTGACAAT GTTGAGATGCGAGCATTTTGTGCAAAGCATTCTGCTGTCAGAGGTATCAGCTCCATCTCTGAACTGGACTCCACGCAAGTTGAACTGCATGATGGAAAACTTGTTACTAGGAAGGAGCAGCAAGTGAGATTTACACGCAGTAACAAGAACAAATCTGTGAGCGACACAATAACTAGTAGTTCTTATAGCCTAAACAATACACAGACAGCAGAAGTGGCTACTTCTCCATCCATTGTTGGAAGCGCAGAAAATCAAGAAACTCGAAGCTCAGATCTTGTTGCTGATCGACCAACTGCAGATGGGAACCTTATGAGCAATTCTGGAGATGTTTCTGGAGTTCTTAGAGAG CTAGTTGACCAAGGAAAGGTTAGTGTTGGTGGCTTAGAATCAGAACCTTGTCTTGGTTCAGAATCCCCAGAAGCTGCTCTTAAG CCTGACACAACTGCCTTCTCCCCTGATCTGAAGTTGAAAATCATCACACAGCTGCAAAACTCTGTGTGTGTACCTTCTGTTCAAGTGAAATCTATTGCAGAGGTTTCTTTGGCACCACAAG GTACATTGCTTAGGAGTGAAAGTAAGGACACAGCCATTGCTGAACTTCAATCAGGACAGGAGGAAGGCAGCTCATCGATTGATCATCGTCTCAAAAATGACAATGCCAATAAGGGCGATTCAATTCAAAATGGCTTTCACAGCTGTTTTGATCCTGATGTAAATACGGTTTCTGGTCGGCGTTTGCTCAA CGTTGATGGTTACAGCTGCTATGTTCATCCATTCATAGAGAAAAAGGTGAAAGATTTCGGGGGTAATAACTTGGAGCAAACTATACTAGGAAATGATTGTCATG AAGGGTTATGTTGCTCTCCTCATAATGAGGACTTCGCGAAACTTGGGCAATTAGCAGACACGGCTGACGTGGGTCAAGTCCCTGAAGCAAAATCATCAGATATTCTGGAGCATTCACCTGATGATGAAATAGAAGGGGAAATTGTTTATTTACAATCCAGGCTACTCAATGGTGTTGTTTCCATGAAACAGAGATATG AAGATTTGATACTCAAGGTTGTCCAGAATATTTCTTACGAGTTGGATTCTGTCAATAAAAGGAAATGGGATCATATAATTGTGAACCAGTTCCTTCGTGATCTGAGGGAAGCTAAGAAACGCGGGAACTCAGAGAGGAGGCACAAGGAAGCTCTAGCTATCCTAGCTGCAACTGCACCTTCCGTCGCACCAATCTCAAGAAATGCAACGGTGAGGAAAGATGCAGAAAACAAGGTTACATCTGCTAGACAAGAG AACATGGCCAGAGCTAATGCTGGATCCTCAAGAATTACCCAACTATCTTCATTGCTACAAGCAAAGGACTTATCATTTTCTAATAGCAAAGTCTCAGAAGATAGCAACTTTGGCATTTTTGATCTGGCTAAATTCTCCAAGAAAAGTGCTCTTCCTTGTGATATATGCATGCGTTGTGATACTGTATTGAACCGTATTTTCGTCTGCTCCTGCTGCAAG GCTGCTGTCCACTTAGATTGCTACCAGAGTCTGAAGTATCCCACAGGCCCCTGGAAGTGCGAACGCTGCCAAGAAATGCCCTTGGATTCTGTTATCTCTTGTAATCAATCAGATTGTAATGGTGTAAAAGCATGTTTGGTGCAATGTGGTTTGTGCCATGGATCATCTGGTGCTTTCAGAAGGACTACGAAGGGGCAATGGGTCCATGCTTTCTGTGCTGAG TGGCTGTTGGAGACCACATTCAGAAGAGGGCAACATAATGCAGTTGATGGAATG GAGAGGCTTCACAAGGATAAAGATGCATGCTCTATATGCCACCGCTATGTTGGTGCATGCTTGAAG TGCAGCACAGCAGACTGTCAAATTACTTTCCATCCTCCATGTGCTAGAGATGCTGGTTTTTACATGAACACAAAGAGAATCGGTAATATGTTACAACATAAAGCATACTGCGGCAGACACAGCATCGAGCAGAGAAAG GCTTTTCGTCAGCAATATGGACCTGAGGATGTCAAGAGCATGAAACAAATGAGG GTTGAATTGGAATTGTTGCGCTTCCTTTGTGAGAGGATTATGAAGAGAGAGAAAGTGAAG AAGGATTTGGTTGTATGCGAACATGACATACTCGCTGCAAGAAGGATGACTTCTGTCTCGTCTACGTGGAGTTCTTATTATGCATCTGGACCTGGAGCAAGTTCAGAATCTGCCACTACATCTGTTAATAACAAATCATATAGTGGAACGATGCAAAGATCCGATGATGTCACAGTGAGATCAGATGATGTCACAGTGGACAGCACTGTTACCAAGAAACATACTGTCAGGTTTTCTCTGCATAACAGGGACGCTGATAGGAATACAGCGGACAGTTCGACATCAACAATATCATATAAGAGGAAGTTGGATGATGGGGAATCACTTGCTATCAAGAGGCTTCCCGAAATGCCTACTGCTTTAGAGTCAGGGGATGTGGAAAAGAAACCAACAGATAAAAAG CGTAGAGAATCATATCAAAAGGAGCTTGTTTTGAGTTCTGACCAAGCTTTattgaagaagaagagcccTCCAGAGAGATATGTTTATACTCGCCGGAGTTCCCTGTCCAAAAGGAAGCAATGCAGTCCGCATGTAGCAGAAGGGCCTGGTGGATAG
- the LOC120704621 gene encoding uncharacterized protein LOC120704621 isoform X1 yields the protein MLESSDHIGASVELVTKDESNKENCDQDMQEVIVQQEEQPVQIVLDQGRTDDIGLPRCRENSVPSLSWLLGARGRFVLTSERSNKKRKLLGADAGLEQLVLLPSLDGDTDSICDVCCLGESDLVLNRMLHCRNCEISVHQKCYGVNVVPDRFWFCLWCSRNMEMPRRLTRSDTCRTVLTPCVLCPKEKGALKPVKRDPGPSTDGGNQEFVHLFCSLWRPEFHVEDMEAMEPVTTIVDTQENQSKLVCSLCKVTHGACIRCSHGACRASFHPICARESKLQIEIWGKFGLDNVEMRAFCAKHSAVRGISSISELDSTQVELHDGKLVTRKEQQVRFTRSNKNKSVSDTITSSSYSLNNTQTAEVATSPSIVGSAENQETRSSDLVADRPTADGNLMSNSGDVSGVLRELVDQGKVSVGGLESEPCLGSESPEAALKPDTTAFSPDLKLKIITQLQNSVCVPSVQVKSIAEVSLAPQGTLLRSESKDTAIAELQSGQEEGSSSIDHRLKNDNANKGDSIQNGFHSCFDPDVNTVSGRRLLNVDGYSCYVHPFIEKKVKDFGGNNLEQTILGNDCHEGLCCSPHNEDFAKLGQLADTADVGQVPEAKSSDILEHSPDDEIEGEIVYLQSRLLNGVVSMKQRYEDLILKVVQNISYELDSVNKRKWDHIIVNQFLRDLREAKKRGNSERRHKEALAILAATAPSVAPISRNATVRKDAENKVTSARQENMARANAGSSRITQLSSLLQAKDLSFSNSKVSEDSNFGIFDLAKFSKKSALPCDICMRCDTVLNRIFVCSCCKAAVHLDCYQSLKYPTGPWKCERCQEMPLDSVISCNQSDCNGVKACLVQCGLCHGSSGAFRRTTKGQWVHAFCAEWLLETTFRRGQHNAVDGMERLHKDKDACSICHRYVGACLKCSTADCQITFHPPCARDAGFYMNTKRIGNMLQHKAYCGRHSIEQRKAFRQQYGPEDVKSMKQMRVELELLRFLCERIMKREKVKKDLVVCEHDILAARRMTSVSSTWSSYYASGPGASSESATTSVNNKSYSGTMQRSDDVTVRSDDVTVDSTVTKKHTVRFSLHNRDADRNTADSSTSTISYKRKLDDGESLAIKRLPEMPTALESGDVEKKPTDKKQRRESYQKELVLSSDQALLKKKSPPERYVYTRRSSLSKRKQCSPHVAEGPGG from the exons ATGCTGGAGAGTTCGGATCATATAGGTGCCAGTGTAGAGCTCGTTACTAAAGATGAGAGTAACAAAGAGAACTGTGATCAGGACATGCAGGAAGTGATTGTGCAGCAAGAGGAGCAGCCGGTTCAAATTGTGCTGGACCAAGGCAGAACAGATGACATTGGTTTACCAAGATGCAGAGAGAATTCGGTACCTTCTTTGAGTTGGCTCCTAGGAGCAAGGGGACGGTTTGTGCTCACATCAGAGCGGtcaaacaaaaagaggaagctcTTGGGTGCAGATGCTGGACTAGAGCAGCTTGTGCTGCTGCCATCCTTGGATGGTGATACTGATTCCATTTGTGACGTTTGTTGTTTGGGAGAAAGTGATTTGGTGTTGAACAGGATGCTTCACTGCAGGAACTGTGAGATATCTGTGCACCAGAAGTGTTACGGTGTGAATGTTGTGCCAGATCGCTTCTGGTTTTGCCTTTGGTGTAGCCGGAATATGGAGATGCCACGGAGGCTGACACGGAGTGATACGTGCAGGACTGTGTTAACACCCTGTGTGCTCTGTCCAAAGGAGAAAGGTGCTTTAAAACCTGTAAAAAGGGACCCTGGTCCATCCACAGATGGAGGAAACCAAGAATTTGTACATTTATTTTGTAGTCTTTGGAGACCAGAGTTTCATGTAGAGGACATGGAAGCAATGGAACCTGTCACCACTATAGTAGATACCCAAGAGAATCAGTCAAAATTGGTGTGCAGCCTTTGCAAGGTCACGCATGGTGCCTGTATCCGCTGTAGCCATG GAGCATGCAGGGCTTCTTTTCATCCTATATGTGCAAGAGAATCGAAGCTTCAGATTGAGATATGGGGGAAGTTTGGCCTTGACAAT GTTGAGATGCGAGCATTTTGTGCAAAGCATTCTGCTGTCAGAGGTATCAGCTCCATCTCTGAACTGGACTCCACGCAAGTTGAACTGCATGATGGAAAACTTGTTACTAGGAAGGAGCAGCAAGTGAGATTTACACGCAGTAACAAGAACAAATCTGTGAGCGACACAATAACTAGTAGTTCTTATAGCCTAAACAATACACAGACAGCAGAAGTGGCTACTTCTCCATCCATTGTTGGAAGCGCAGAAAATCAAGAAACTCGAAGCTCAGATCTTGTTGCTGATCGACCAACTGCAGATGGGAACCTTATGAGCAATTCTGGAGATGTTTCTGGAGTTCTTAGAGAG CTAGTTGACCAAGGAAAGGTTAGTGTTGGTGGCTTAGAATCAGAACCTTGTCTTGGTTCAGAATCCCCAGAAGCTGCTCTTAAG CCTGACACAACTGCCTTCTCCCCTGATCTGAAGTTGAAAATCATCACACAGCTGCAAAACTCTGTGTGTGTACCTTCTGTTCAAGTGAAATCTATTGCAGAGGTTTCTTTGGCACCACAAG GTACATTGCTTAGGAGTGAAAGTAAGGACACAGCCATTGCTGAACTTCAATCAGGACAGGAGGAAGGCAGCTCATCGATTGATCATCGTCTCAAAAATGACAATGCCAATAAGGGCGATTCAATTCAAAATGGCTTTCACAGCTGTTTTGATCCTGATGTAAATACGGTTTCTGGTCGGCGTTTGCTCAA CGTTGATGGTTACAGCTGCTATGTTCATCCATTCATAGAGAAAAAGGTGAAAGATTTCGGGGGTAATAACTTGGAGCAAACTATACTAGGAAATGATTGTCATG AAGGGTTATGTTGCTCTCCTCATAATGAGGACTTCGCGAAACTTGGGCAATTAGCAGACACGGCTGACGTGGGTCAAGTCCCTGAAGCAAAATCATCAGATATTCTGGAGCATTCACCTGATGATGAAATAGAAGGGGAAATTGTTTATTTACAATCCAGGCTACTCAATGGTGTTGTTTCCATGAAACAGAGATATG AAGATTTGATACTCAAGGTTGTCCAGAATATTTCTTACGAGTTGGATTCTGTCAATAAAAGGAAATGGGATCATATAATTGTGAACCAGTTCCTTCGTGATCTGAGGGAAGCTAAGAAACGCGGGAACTCAGAGAGGAGGCACAAGGAAGCTCTAGCTATCCTAGCTGCAACTGCACCTTCCGTCGCACCAATCTCAAGAAATGCAACGGTGAGGAAAGATGCAGAAAACAAGGTTACATCTGCTAGACAAGAG AACATGGCCAGAGCTAATGCTGGATCCTCAAGAATTACCCAACTATCTTCATTGCTACAAGCAAAGGACTTATCATTTTCTAATAGCAAAGTCTCAGAAGATAGCAACTTTGGCATTTTTGATCTGGCTAAATTCTCCAAGAAAAGTGCTCTTCCTTGTGATATATGCATGCGTTGTGATACTGTATTGAACCGTATTTTCGTCTGCTCCTGCTGCAAG GCTGCTGTCCACTTAGATTGCTACCAGAGTCTGAAGTATCCCACAGGCCCCTGGAAGTGCGAACGCTGCCAAGAAATGCCCTTGGATTCTGTTATCTCTTGTAATCAATCAGATTGTAATGGTGTAAAAGCATGTTTGGTGCAATGTGGTTTGTGCCATGGATCATCTGGTGCTTTCAGAAGGACTACGAAGGGGCAATGGGTCCATGCTTTCTGTGCTGAG TGGCTGTTGGAGACCACATTCAGAAGAGGGCAACATAATGCAGTTGATGGAATG GAGAGGCTTCACAAGGATAAAGATGCATGCTCTATATGCCACCGCTATGTTGGTGCATGCTTGAAG TGCAGCACAGCAGACTGTCAAATTACTTTCCATCCTCCATGTGCTAGAGATGCTGGTTTTTACATGAACACAAAGAGAATCGGTAATATGTTACAACATAAAGCATACTGCGGCAGACACAGCATCGAGCAGAGAAAG GCTTTTCGTCAGCAATATGGACCTGAGGATGTCAAGAGCATGAAACAAATGAGG GTTGAATTGGAATTGTTGCGCTTCCTTTGTGAGAGGATTATGAAGAGAGAGAAAGTGAAG AAGGATTTGGTTGTATGCGAACATGACATACTCGCTGCAAGAAGGATGACTTCTGTCTCGTCTACGTGGAGTTCTTATTATGCATCTGGACCTGGAGCAAGTTCAGAATCTGCCACTACATCTGTTAATAACAAATCATATAGTGGAACGATGCAAAGATCCGATGATGTCACAGTGAGATCAGATGATGTCACAGTGGACAGCACTGTTACCAAGAAACATACTGTCAGGTTTTCTCTGCATAACAGGGACGCTGATAGGAATACAGCGGACAGTTCGACATCAACAATATCATATAAGAGGAAGTTGGATGATGGGGAATCACTTGCTATCAAGAGGCTTCCCGAAATGCCTACTGCTTTAGAGTCAGGGGATGTGGAAAAGAAACCAACAGATAAAAAG CAGCGTAGAGAATCATATCAAAAGGAGCTTGTTTTGAGTTCTGACCAAGCTTTattgaagaagaagagcccTCCAGAGAGATATGTTTATACTCGCCGGAGTTCCCTGTCCAAAAGGAAGCAATGCAGTCCGCATGTAGCAGAAGGGCCTGGTGGATAG